In Myxococcus stipitatus, the following are encoded in one genomic region:
- a CDS encoding DUF1175 family protein — protein MLAALSLLLFLEASAPVAPAPQSRDVLLRRQVAQLALAQVKKQDAAWHPDQRDCAGLIRFVFRAAYKNIAPERLSSPLWLDAQGKPSDFADAETLLQHSLVPLGRDEATRERVRTGDVVAFRREQDSGPIFHLMLVVRPEDRAHAPARVVYHPGEKGAAVRTGLLHNLADEAPREWRPVPANSAFLGFYRFKEWMP, from the coding sequence ATGCTCGCCGCTCTCTCCCTGCTCCTGTTCCTGGAGGCCTCGGCCCCGGTCGCGCCCGCGCCCCAGTCGCGCGACGTGCTGCTGAGGCGGCAGGTGGCGCAGCTGGCGCTCGCGCAGGTGAAGAAGCAGGACGCGGCGTGGCACCCGGACCAGCGCGACTGCGCGGGCCTCATCCGCTTCGTGTTCCGCGCCGCCTACAAGAACATCGCCCCCGAGCGTCTGTCTTCACCGCTGTGGTTGGACGCCCAGGGCAAGCCCTCGGACTTCGCGGACGCGGAGACGCTGTTGCAGCACAGCCTGGTGCCGTTGGGCCGGGACGAGGCCACGCGTGAGCGCGTGCGCACCGGGGACGTGGTGGCCTTCCGCCGGGAGCAGGACTCCGGCCCCATCTTCCATCTCATGCTGGTGGTGCGCCCCGAGGACCGGGCGCATGCACCCGCGCGTGTCGTCTATCACCCGGGGGAGAAGGGCGCCGCGGTGCGCACCGGGCTCCTCCACAATCTCGCCGACGAGGCGCCTCGAGAGTGGCGTCCGGTGCCCGCGAACAGCGCGTTCCTCGGCTTCTATCGTTTCAAGGAATGGATGCCATGA
- a CDS encoding DUF2135 domain-containing protein, with translation MLSVILALLLSQTPPAANPRQQGVPIGKGKTLPTVRLSAPTGGWTVDRMLLVEGTLSDNTIDPVVVSINGDRYLMRTFNGRFSRKFPAASGKNIVTVMATNQAGTARAQSTSYAQIPPVPFKVILTSDTDGVYTDLHVYEPTDSSVKDSALQISNMAHVYWADTSSPSGGTFFLNSQGGDFDQPAYGPYLYIHRAPPKGVYLVATNYWPSGDKAHTVATLNLSLFEGTPQEVRRMVRIPLATPGTTRVLAWVNILGDGQAEVYVPSQDPKPTRANWPNNLDAALKELQSNGDGGGEY, from the coding sequence ATGCTTTCCGTCATCCTTGCCCTGCTGCTGTCGCAGACGCCGCCAGCCGCCAACCCGCGCCAGCAGGGCGTCCCCATCGGCAAGGGCAAGACGCTGCCCACCGTGCGTCTGAGCGCCCCCACCGGAGGGTGGACGGTGGACCGGATGCTGCTGGTCGAGGGCACCCTCAGCGACAACACCATCGACCCGGTGGTCGTCTCCATCAACGGCGACCGCTACCTGATGCGCACCTTCAACGGGCGCTTCAGCCGCAAGTTCCCCGCGGCCAGCGGCAAGAACATCGTCACGGTGATGGCCACCAACCAGGCCGGCACCGCGCGCGCGCAGTCCACCAGCTACGCGCAGATTCCCCCCGTCCCCTTCAAGGTCATCCTCACCAGCGACACGGACGGCGTGTACACGGACCTGCACGTCTACGAGCCCACCGACTCCAGCGTGAAGGACTCGGCGCTGCAAATCTCGAACATGGCGCACGTGTACTGGGCCGACACGTCCAGCCCCTCGGGTGGCACCTTCTTCCTCAACTCGCAGGGCGGTGACTTCGACCAGCCCGCGTATGGCCCGTACCTCTACATCCACCGCGCGCCCCCCAAGGGCGTCTACCTGGTGGCGACCAACTACTGGCCCAGCGGCGACAAGGCCCACACCGTGGCCACGCTCAACCTCTCGCTCTTCGAGGGCACGCCGCAGGAGGTCCGCCGCATGGTGCGCATCCCCCTGGCCACGCCGGGCACCACGCGCGTGCTCGCGTGGGTGAACATCCTGGGGGACGGTCAGGCGGAGGTCTACGTTCCCTCGCAGGACCCGAAGCCCACGCGCGCCAACTGGCCCAACAACCTGGACGCGGCCCTCAAGGAGCTCCAGTCCAACGGCGACGGCGGCGGCGAGTACTGA
- a CDS encoding glyoxalase encodes MIQGLDHIQLAMPRGEEPRARVFYGDLLGLREVPKPPELAKRGGLWFELADGRGLHLGVEEPFLPAKKAHPGFRVTQLDALGARLLGAECVVTWDASVPGVRRFHSADPFGNRLEFQEQPSGGTSAS; translated from the coding sequence ATGATTCAAGGGCTTGATCACATCCAACTCGCGATGCCTCGGGGAGAGGAGCCGAGGGCGCGTGTTTTCTACGGAGACCTGCTCGGGTTGCGCGAGGTGCCCAAGCCCCCGGAGCTGGCGAAACGAGGGGGCCTCTGGTTCGAGCTGGCGGATGGCCGGGGCCTCCACCTGGGCGTGGAGGAGCCGTTCCTTCCAGCGAAGAAGGCGCATCCCGGCTTTCGGGTGACGCAGCTGGATGCGCTGGGTGCGCGGCTGCTCGGCGCCGAATGCGTGGTGACCTGGGACGCCTCGGTGCCGGGGGTTCGCCGGTTCCACAGCGCGGACCCCTTCGGTAACCGGTTGGAGTTCCAGGAGCAGCCGAGCGGCGGCACGTCTGCCTCGTAG
- a CDS encoding GNAT family N-acetyltransferase, whose translation MRIRRAEAGDAPGIIAILIPTLREGTTYALDANMSEADALAYWFGPDKETFVAEEDGVIVGTYYIRPNQAGGGRHVCNCGYMTSRAATGRGVARGMCAHSLEHARTRGYRAMQFNFVVSTNERAVKLWQAMGFEIVGRLPLAFHHPTAGDVDAFVMYQRL comes from the coding sequence ATGCGCATCAGGAGAGCCGAAGCCGGTGATGCCCCTGGAATCATCGCCATCCTCATCCCCACCCTTCGCGAAGGCACGACGTACGCGCTCGACGCGAACATGAGCGAAGCGGATGCGCTGGCGTATTGGTTCGGGCCGGACAAGGAGACGTTCGTCGCGGAGGAGGACGGCGTCATTGTCGGCACCTACTACATCCGTCCGAACCAGGCCGGTGGCGGGCGGCACGTCTGCAACTGTGGCTACATGACGAGCAGGGCCGCGACGGGCCGTGGCGTCGCGCGCGGCATGTGCGCGCACTCCCTGGAGCACGCTCGCACGCGCGGCTATCGCGCCATGCAGTTCAACTTCGTCGTCAGCACGAACGAACGCGCCGTGAAACTCTGGCAGGCGATGGGCTTCGAAATCGTCGGGCGTCTCCCGCTCGCGTTCCACCATCCCACCGCGGGTGATGTCGACGCGTTCGTGATGTACCAGCGGCTCTGA
- a CDS encoding DUF1254 domain-containing protein encodes MALQIPGTEHHAFEHHYPTPEAARSIYDEQDFQRAVETYRFFYPTVSMEGIFNGNREAGIEDGKALMLLAVGPRHVAFTANSDTPYVSGALDLKAMGPVVIDVPPGPYIALINDHHQRWVVDMGIPGPDAGKGGKYLVLPPGFSGITPPGHHVARSQTYKVLIAIRALPIGGDVAGALEALRKVKVHPLSNPAAVLPYIDGTTRALDATPLRWENTLEYWRRLHSIINDEPVLEEFRPMYGALAALGISKGKPFTPDERMRAILERAAGFALEQMRVEGFASQRPDRVVWAGRRWEWLGLVVDDANFETPEYLDLQARDRWFVQAIVASPAMFRRQAGGGSIYFLVARDQRGAYLDGGKNYKLVVPQPVPAKMFWSVTAYDARTRSQVQTPQDKAVLGSLQTRFQPGPDGSVELFFGPTPPAGKEQQWLQTAPGTGFFLYFRIYGPEPASLDGSWKLHDVTEA; translated from the coding sequence ATGGCCCTTCAGATTCCAGGCACCGAGCACCACGCCTTCGAGCACCACTACCCCACGCCCGAGGCCGCGAGGAGCATCTACGACGAGCAGGACTTCCAGCGCGCAGTGGAGACCTATCGCTTCTTCTATCCCACCGTCTCCATGGAGGGCATCTTCAACGGCAACCGCGAGGCCGGCATCGAAGACGGCAAGGCCCTCATGTTGCTCGCCGTGGGCCCTCGCCACGTCGCCTTCACCGCGAACTCGGATACGCCCTACGTCTCCGGCGCGCTCGACTTGAAGGCCATGGGCCCCGTCGTCATCGACGTCCCTCCCGGCCCCTACATCGCGCTCATCAATGACCACCACCAGCGCTGGGTCGTCGACATGGGCATCCCCGGCCCCGATGCCGGCAAGGGCGGCAAGTACCTGGTGCTCCCTCCCGGCTTCTCGGGCATCACGCCCCCAGGCCATCACGTCGCCCGCTCCCAGACGTACAAGGTCCTCATCGCCATCCGCGCGCTCCCCATCGGCGGTGATGTCGCCGGCGCCCTGGAGGCACTCCGCAAGGTGAAGGTCCATCCCCTCTCGAATCCCGCCGCGGTGCTCCCCTACATCGACGGCACCACCCGCGCGCTCGATGCCACCCCGCTGCGCTGGGAGAACACTCTCGAGTATTGGCGCCGGCTCCATTCCATCATCAACGACGAACCCGTGCTGGAGGAGTTCCGCCCCATGTACGGCGCGCTCGCCGCGCTGGGCATCTCCAAGGGCAAACCCTTCACCCCCGATGAGCGCATGCGGGCCATCCTGGAGCGCGCCGCGGGCTTCGCCCTGGAGCAGATGCGCGTCGAGGGCTTCGCCAGCCAACGCCCCGACCGCGTCGTCTGGGCAGGGCGGCGCTGGGAGTGGCTTGGCCTGGTTGTCGATGACGCCAACTTCGAGACGCCCGAGTACCTGGACCTCCAGGCCCGGGACCGCTGGTTCGTCCAGGCCATCGTCGCCTCACCCGCCATGTTCCGACGGCAGGCGGGCGGCGGCTCCATCTACTTCCTTGTCGCACGCGACCAGCGCGGCGCCTACCTGGACGGCGGCAAGAACTACAAGCTCGTCGTCCCTCAGCCCGTCCCCGCGAAGATGTTCTGGTCCGTCACCGCCTACGACGCCAGGACGCGCTCTCAAGTCCAGACGCCCCAGGACAAGGCCGTGCTCGGCTCGCTCCAGACCCGCTTCCAACCCGGTCCGGATGGCTCCGTGGAGCTCTTCTTCGGACCCACGCCCCCCGCTGGCAAGGAACAACAGTGGCTCCAGACCGCCCCGGGCACGGGCTTCTTCCTCTACTTCCGCATCTACGGCCCCGAGCCCGCGAGCCTCGATGGCTCCTGGAAGCTCCACGACGTGACCGAGGCGTGA
- a CDS encoding cupin: MPTLIPSPMRVTAVGNKPKLIHEYVGKATTKTSDVSVAHMTSPGGWLEPGQTPEFKEITLVLAGVLRVEHKNGFLDVRGGQAVVCEPGEWVRYSTPEAEGAEYVAICLPAFSPSTVHRDE; encoded by the coding sequence ATGCCGACCTTGATTCCCTCTCCCATGCGCGTGACGGCCGTGGGCAACAAGCCCAAGCTCATCCACGAGTACGTCGGGAAGGCCACCACCAAGACCTCCGACGTCAGCGTCGCTCACATGACCAGCCCCGGCGGCTGGCTGGAGCCAGGCCAGACTCCCGAGTTCAAGGAAATCACCCTCGTCCTCGCCGGCGTCCTCCGCGTCGAACACAAGAACGGCTTCCTCGACGTGCGCGGCGGACAGGCCGTCGTCTGCGAACCCGGCGAATGGGTGCGCTACAGCACCCCCGAAGCCGAGGGCGCTGAATACGTCGCCATCTGCCTGCCCGCCTTCTCCCCCAGCACCGTCCATCGCGACGAATAG
- a CDS encoding DUF1579 domain-containing protein, with protein sequence MSQDWNAANAPTAAFDAGAEHRLLNRWVGSWEGPTRTWFDPSGAPEESRTRASVEPLLGGRFVRWDYHSTAMGQPHAGQLIVGFDVLEKQFTMAWVDSFHMSANMMVSTGAVREDGRVSVLGSYAAGVCDEQGVTRPQRWGWRTVIHQPDADTLVLESFNISPEGHEDRAVETRLSRRREA encoded by the coding sequence ATGAGCCAGGACTGGAACGCGGCGAACGCGCCCACGGCGGCGTTTGACGCTGGGGCCGAGCATCGTCTGCTGAACCGGTGGGTGGGGAGCTGGGAGGGGCCCACGCGGACGTGGTTCGACCCGTCGGGTGCGCCCGAGGAGTCCCGCACCCGGGCGAGTGTGGAGCCGCTGCTCGGCGGGCGCTTCGTGCGGTGGGACTATCACTCCACGGCGATGGGGCAGCCGCATGCGGGGCAGCTCATCGTGGGCTTCGATGTCCTGGAGAAGCAGTTCACCATGGCGTGGGTGGACAGCTTCCACATGAGCGCGAACATGATGGTCTCCACGGGGGCTGTCCGGGAGGACGGGCGCGTGTCCGTGCTGGGCAGCTACGCGGCGGGTGTCTGTGATGAGCAGGGCGTCACGCGTCCGCAGCGGTGGGGATGGCGGACGGTGATTCATCAGCCGGACGCGGACACGTTGGTGCTCGAGTCCTTCAACATCTCGCCCGAGGGACATGAGGACCGCGCGGTGGAGACTCGCCTGTCGCGGCGTCGCGAGGCGTAG
- a CDS encoding ATPase, T2SS/T4P/T4SS family — protein MSTRATTPAEMISGLLEHFSAEGIPVPAPPPPPASPLEAAAALFSLAARTHTHVFSVWSDIEEEESIAGTSFFILRPDAPEHSGLLGQDKQAVRQPLTPELFASMRGALATLTRRGHDAARPERGTVATTPEVHFWVTFQESPGSTTIAAHARDAKLRAAQPPFSTLEDLGTPEAAFLTERFLRLDTLFQGQPVVFSGARGTGRTTSLHAALEALPDFTRILAVLEQPRAIDARFGTVQVSDTLPLAQAMRALLRQDPDVLIADEPRTAEDLQLLLQSNFTGHATAFTLDAPSPEAALAKLREALPESPVAPLILHHTRDEATGKLTRSLHTVTLDAAGQGHVHAWSP, from the coding sequence TTGAGCACTCGCGCCACCACCCCCGCCGAGATGATTTCCGGCCTGCTCGAACACTTCTCTGCCGAGGGAATCCCGGTGCCCGCGCCGCCCCCTCCACCCGCGTCGCCGCTCGAGGCCGCGGCCGCCCTCTTCTCCCTCGCCGCGCGGACGCACACGCACGTGTTCTCCGTGTGGTCGGACATCGAGGAGGAAGAGAGCATCGCGGGCACCTCGTTCTTCATCCTCCGCCCCGATGCTCCCGAGCACTCGGGCCTGTTGGGACAGGACAAGCAGGCCGTGCGTCAGCCCCTCACGCCCGAGCTGTTCGCGTCGATGCGCGGGGCCCTCGCCACCCTCACCCGCCGAGGCCACGACGCCGCCCGCCCCGAGCGGGGCACCGTGGCCACGACGCCCGAGGTCCACTTCTGGGTCACCTTCCAGGAGAGCCCCGGCAGCACCACCATCGCGGCCCATGCACGCGACGCGAAGCTGCGCGCCGCGCAACCTCCCTTCTCCACCTTGGAGGACCTGGGCACGCCCGAGGCCGCGTTCCTCACCGAGCGCTTCCTGCGCCTCGACACCCTGTTCCAAGGGCAGCCCGTGGTGTTCTCCGGAGCGCGAGGCACCGGGCGGACCACGTCGCTCCACGCGGCCCTCGAAGCCCTCCCGGACTTCACCCGCATCCTCGCCGTCCTGGAGCAGCCGCGCGCCATCGACGCGCGCTTCGGCACGGTGCAGGTGAGCGACACCCTCCCGCTCGCCCAGGCGATGCGGGCGCTCCTGCGGCAAGACCCGGACGTCCTCATCGCGGACGAGCCCCGCACAGCCGAGGACCTCCAGCTGCTCCTCCAGTCCAACTTCACCGGCCACGCCACGGCATTCACCCTCGACGCCCCAAGCCCCGAGGCCGCCCTCGCGAAGCTGCGCGAGGCCCTGCCCGAAAGCCCCGTGGCCCCGCTCATCCTCCACCACACGCGAGACGAGGCCACGGGGAAGCTCACTCGCTCGCTCCACACTGTCACCCTCGACGCCGCCGGCCAGGGCCACGTCCACGCGTGGAGCCCCTGA
- a CDS encoding energy transducer TonB: MPDASPRDGLAAQRPFASIIHARSRGARDLARTCCVVPVIAALHVVLLVGLDACWRGSPVATGRAEPEDSALVLRLLAAPPSPPSVPAVSAPSASRRATARRARPFPKPRPSSSARPSAKAPEEPPLAAAPPTAAPPGGAASGVPSGLIGGVVNSVLAASSAGLLPAAPPAPSRDELTAHEESYFKVMFRDRFEDMHYPDEAARAGLEGRFVLRITVGPRGQLLGLSVVGRCPHAILCDSAMAAVREAAPFPPPPARLGSHVTVEVPFYYHLLH, translated from the coding sequence ATGCCGGACGCAAGTCCGAGGGACGGCCTCGCCGCGCAGAGGCCCTTCGCCTCCATCATCCACGCACGCTCACGAGGCGCCAGGGACCTCGCGCGCACCTGCTGCGTGGTCCCGGTCATCGCCGCGCTTCATGTCGTCCTGCTCGTGGGTCTGGACGCCTGCTGGCGGGGCTCACCCGTCGCCACGGGACGCGCCGAACCCGAGGACTCCGCGCTCGTCCTGCGCTTGCTCGCCGCCCCACCATCTCCTCCGTCCGTGCCCGCCGTGAGCGCCCCTTCCGCGTCTCGCCGGGCCACCGCCCGCCGCGCACGGCCCTTCCCGAAGCCCCGCCCCTCCTCTTCCGCCAGGCCCTCCGCGAAGGCCCCCGAGGAGCCTCCGCTCGCCGCCGCCCCTCCGACAGCCGCGCCCCCAGGTGGCGCGGCCAGTGGCGTGCCCAGCGGCCTCATCGGTGGCGTGGTGAACAGCGTGCTCGCCGCGAGCAGCGCGGGGCTCCTGCCCGCCGCTCCGCCCGCCCCGTCACGGGATGAACTCACCGCTCACGAGGAGTCGTACTTCAAGGTGATGTTCCGGGACCGCTTCGAGGACATGCACTACCCCGACGAGGCCGCCCGGGCGGGCCTCGAGGGCCGCTTCGTCCTGCGCATCACCGTGGGCCCCCGAGGACAACTGCTCGGGCTCTCCGTGGTGGGCCGCTGCCCTCACGCCATCCTCTGCGACTCCGCGATGGCGGCCGTACGCGAGGCGGCCCCCTTCCCGCCTCCCCCCGCCAGGCTCGGCTCCCACGTCACCGTGGAGGTGCCGTTCTACTATCACCTCCTGCACTGA
- a CDS encoding DUF4173 domain-containing protein, which translates to MNPVPSTALPGAPRAPSSGGPHFAIPSRLTPHIQAPRRMLVAAVAVGILAQVLLDREHWGVSFPLVILATLGALVTLGGREGWERARPNAWLLGPVLVIAGFVAVRDSPWLRTLNVLTASWLMLLLTHFWGGGRVQRLGLGAYPSVVLSAVGRGLSYPRVLAREAAELASPGKRLPLLMPVLRGLLFALPVLMVFGVLLGGADVAFAAALERMFDVDIGDFVALSLRNVLGVLLCAATTAGLVGHALRRRSAVEAGDAEEAPSEQWLGITESLVLILAVNALFLAFASFQVQYLFIGGASSPAPGYTYSEYARRGFFELLAVTVMTLGLVMGLARWARRESPMASRLFQVGTSVMVVLTLVIVASAMKRLVMYEEAYGYTRLRIFSHVFMVLLGVVLTWRGVTLWWRPERFAMGAHVAAMAAVMAVNVINPDALIVRYSAVRSPLVPASWVDEALLNSLSADAVPERVKLYSQTSLLRPELLAASCEPRSWPEWTLSRTLACRAFQSVPAAEVSAGGDSRTAPPR; encoded by the coding sequence ATGAATCCAGTCCCCTCCACTGCCCTGCCCGGGGCGCCGCGAGCCCCTTCTTCCGGCGGGCCCCACTTCGCGATTCCGTCCAGGCTCACGCCTCACATCCAGGCCCCGCGGCGCATGCTGGTGGCCGCGGTGGCGGTGGGCATCCTGGCGCAGGTGTTGTTGGACCGCGAGCACTGGGGCGTGTCCTTTCCGTTGGTCATCCTGGCCACGCTGGGCGCGCTGGTGACGCTGGGGGGACGCGAGGGTTGGGAGCGCGCCCGGCCCAATGCCTGGCTCCTGGGGCCGGTGCTCGTCATCGCCGGATTCGTCGCGGTGCGCGACAGCCCCTGGCTTCGGACGCTGAACGTGCTGACGGCGTCATGGCTGATGTTGTTGCTGACCCACTTCTGGGGTGGCGGCCGGGTGCAGCGGTTGGGGCTGGGGGCCTATCCCAGCGTGGTGTTGTCGGCGGTGGGCCGGGGCCTGAGCTACCCGCGCGTCTTGGCGCGGGAGGCGGCGGAGCTGGCCTCACCGGGGAAGCGGCTGCCCTTGTTGATGCCCGTCCTGCGGGGCCTGCTCTTCGCGTTGCCGGTGTTGATGGTGTTCGGCGTGCTGCTCGGGGGCGCGGACGTGGCCTTCGCCGCCGCGCTGGAGCGGATGTTCGATGTGGACATCGGGGACTTCGTGGCGCTGTCGCTGCGGAACGTGCTGGGCGTGCTGCTGTGCGCGGCCACCACGGCGGGCCTGGTGGGGCATGCGCTGCGGCGGCGCTCGGCGGTCGAGGCGGGCGACGCGGAGGAGGCGCCCTCCGAGCAGTGGCTGGGCATCACCGAGTCCCTGGTGCTCATCCTCGCGGTGAACGCGCTGTTCCTCGCCTTCGCGAGCTTCCAGGTGCAGTACCTCTTCATCGGTGGCGCGTCGTCGCCCGCGCCCGGGTACACGTATTCGGAGTACGCGAGGCGGGGCTTCTTCGAACTGCTCGCCGTCACCGTGATGACGCTGGGGTTGGTGATGGGCCTGGCGCGTTGGGCCCGGCGTGAGTCGCCCATGGCGAGCCGGCTCTTCCAGGTGGGGACCTCCGTCATGGTGGTGCTGACGTTGGTCATCGTCGCCTCGGCGATGAAGCGCCTGGTGATGTACGAGGAGGCGTATGGCTATACGCGGCTGCGCATCTTCTCCCATGTCTTCATGGTGCTCCTGGGCGTGGTGCTGACGTGGCGGGGCGTGACGCTGTGGTGGAGGCCCGAGCGCTTCGCCATGGGGGCGCATGTCGCGGCGATGGCGGCGGTGATGGCCGTGAATGTCATCAACCCCGACGCGCTCATCGTGCGCTACAGCGCGGTGCGCTCCCCGTTGGTGCCAGCGAGCTGGGTGGACGAGGCGCTCCTGAACTCGCTCTCCGCGGACGCGGTGCCGGAGAGGGTGAAGCTGTACTCGCAGACGTCCCTGCTGCGCCCCGAGCTCCTCGCGGCGTCCTGCGAGCCGCGCTCCTGGCCGGAGTGGACGCTGTCGCGCACGCTCGCGTGCCGGGCCTTCCAGTCGGTGCCGGCGGCGGAGGTCAGTGCAGGAGGTGATAGTAGAACGGCACCTCCACGGTGA
- a CDS encoding arsenate reductase ArsC, whose translation MNKVIFACVRNAGRSQMAAAFFNVLADPQKAQAISAGTEPGERVHPEVMAAMREMGLELNDVKPQRLTEEMARDAQWLITLGCGEACPSVSGLKREDWPLDDPKGKPEALVHRIRDEVAARVAGLLEREGWMRAG comes from the coding sequence ATGAACAAGGTCATCTTCGCCTGCGTGCGCAACGCGGGCCGCTCGCAAATGGCGGCGGCGTTCTTCAACGTGCTGGCGGACCCACAGAAGGCCCAGGCCATCTCCGCGGGGACCGAGCCTGGCGAGCGTGTGCACCCGGAAGTCATGGCGGCGATGCGTGAGATGGGGTTGGAGTTGAACGACGTCAAACCCCAACGGCTCACGGAAGAGATGGCGCGGGACGCGCAATGGCTCATCACGCTGGGCTGCGGCGAGGCGTGTCCGAGCGTCTCCGGCCTCAAGCGCGAGGATTGGCCCCTGGACGACCCGAAGGGAAAGCCCGAGGCGTTGGTGCATCGCATTCGCGATGAGGTGGCCGCCCGGGTCGCGGGGCTGCTGGAGCGCGAAGGGTGGATGCGCGCCGGGTAG